In the genome of Planctomyces sp. SH-PL62, the window ACGACCGGGGCAGGGCCCCGATCGCGGCCCAGTCCCCCGCCTCTACGGCGGCGAGCACGCCGTCGGTCGCCGCGATGGGGAGGCTGCACTCCGTCGAACTCGCCCAGCGCCGGAGCCGTTCCGAGTAGACGCGCGAGGCCGACGAACGCCCGATCGCGATCGCGGCGCCGGCGATCAGGAGCGTCTCCATCCCGAAGAAGACGCCGTTGAAGATCACGTCGACGGCCCCGGGAGGACGCGCGGCTTGGTTCGCCCCCCCTCGGCCGACGTCGACCGGCCGGCTCGTCTTGCAGCGGAAGGCGACGTACCCCGGCAGGCCCGGGAGGCCCCCCACGGCCTCGGTCAGCGCGACCATTCCCGGGCCGTGGGAGACCACGTTGGCCAGGTAGCTCAGCTCCCAGTAGCCCGCGTAATACACGAACGCCAAGGCCATGCCCACGAAGCCCGCGAACCCTCGGTTGCGGCAGCGGCCCCCCCGCACGACCACCCAGACCATCCCGAAGACCGGGACGGCCAGGATCAATGGGGTGATGAGATAGAAATAGAACCCCCCCTCCGTCAGCAAGAGCGCCACGGCCATGACCAGGGCCACGATCCCCCCGGCCACGAGTCGCGGGATCAGTCGGAGGAAGTCGATCCGGCCGCTCGGCCGATAGACGTCGGGCGGCTCGAGCGTCGCAACTTCGTCGTCGGGGGGCATCGATGCGACTCCAGGTCGACAGGGGTCGTCAGGACCTCGGAAATCCGGGTCACGCGGGATCGTTCAGTCGGCGGTAGAGGTCGACGTAGCGGACGAACAATTCGTCGTAGGCCGGGGCGTTCGCCGGGTCGGGCTCGACGACGCGCTCGATGGCGACCATGGCTCCGGCGGCCTCGTCGAAGTCCTTGTAGACGCCGGCGGCGACCGCGGCGGTCATCGCGGAGCCCAGCGCGCACGACTCGCCCTCGCGGGTCAGGTGGATGGGCTTCTGCAGGACGTCGGCGTGGATCTGGAGCCAGAGCGGGGACTTGGCGCCGCCGCCGCCGATGAAGACGCGCTCGACCTTCAGGCCGTGTCGCGAGGCGTCGTCGAGGATGTGCCGGGTCCCCATCGCGGTCGCTTCATAAAGGGCGCGGAAGACGTGGCCGGGGCCGTGGGCCAGGGAGAGGCCGACGATCGCGCCTCGGGCCTGCGGGTTCTTGTAGGGGGATCGGTTCCCCTGCCAGTCCTCGCGGACGACGAGGCCCTCGGCGCCGGGGGGACGGCGGCGGCCTTCTCGTCGAGCACGGTGTAGACGTTGACGCCTCGGGCGTCGGCTTCGGCCTGCTCGTGGCCGGCGAAGTGGCGGCGATACCAGTCCAGGATCGAGCCGGTCGCGGTCTGGCCCGCCTCGATGGTGTAGAGCCCTTCGACGGTGGCGTCGGGATAGCAGCCGCCGGCGCCGGAGCCGAAAACCCCTTCGCGGGTCTGCGCCAGGTGGCAGGTGCTGGAGCCGACGATGAGCGCGACGTCGCCGTCGCCGGTGGCGCCCAGGCCAAGCATGCCGAGATAGGCGTCGATGCCCCCCTGCGCCACGGGCGTCCCGGCCTTCAGGCCCAGGTCCTCGGCGGCCGACTTGCTCAGGACGGCGTCTCCCTTGCCCAGCGGGACGATCGCCTCGGGCCACTTGGCCGGGAGGTCGTGCAGGCCGACCGCGGCGATCATGGCGAGCGGCCAGCCGCCGTCGGGGCGGGCGTAGTTCCACTTCACCGCCAGGTGGTTCAGCGAGAGCGTCCACGCGCCGGTCAGCCGGTGCATCATCCAGTCGGTGCACTCGACGATCCGATCGGCTCGGGCGAACGTCTCGGGATCGTTGCGCTTCAGCCAGAGGGCCTTCGGGAGCATCCACTCGGGCGAGACCCGGCCCGACACGTAGCGGAGCACCGGGTCGCCGGTCGCGCTGATCTCGTCGGCCTCTCGGAAGGCCCGCTGGTCCATCCAGAGCAGGGCGGGACGCAGGGGGGCGCCGTCCAGGTCGCAGGCGACGACCGTGCAGGCCGTGCAGTCCAGGCCGATCGCGACCACCTGATCGGGACTGACGCCCGCCTTGGCGAGCGCGGCCCGGGTCGCGGACTTGGCGGCGTTCCACCAGTCGCGGGGGTGCTGCTCGGCCCAGCTCGGCCTGGGATAGGTCGTCTCGATCGGCTCGACGCCGAAGGCCACGGTCCTCCCGCTCAGGTCCACCAGGGCGGCGCGGAGGCTCTGGGTGCCGACGTCGAGCCCCAGGACGATCGGTTGCTTGCTGCTCATGGGGAGGTCTCGTCTTCGATGGAGAGGGGAGGCGGTTGGGGGAGGTGGCTGGGATTGCGTCGCGTGCCGATCCGACGGTGTTCGTGCTCGTCTTCCCCCTCATCCGGCCCTTCGGGCCACCTTCCCCGCGAGGGGGGAAGGACCTTGAGTTTCGGCGAACGATGTCAGAACTGGCGGCGGCTGTCGAGCAGGAACGTCACCGGGCCGTCGTTGACGAGCGCGACCTTCATATCCGCCCGGAAGACCCCGGTGGCGACGTCGAGCCCGGACTCGCCGACGCGCCTGGCGAAGTCCAGGTAGAGCGTCTCGGCGGTCTGGGGATCGGCGGCGTCGCTGAAACCGGGACGACGCCCGGCGCGGCAGTCGGCCATCAGGGTGAACTGGCTGACGACCAGCAGTCCTCCCCGGACGTCGACGACGCTGCGGTTCATCTTGCCGGCCTCGTCTTCGAAGGCGCGGAGGTTCAGGATCTTCTCGGCCAGGCGGGCGGAGTCCTCCGGGGCGTCCTCGCGGGCGACCCCCAGCAGGACCAGCCAGCCCCGGCCGATCTCCCCGACGATTTCGCCCTCGACCTCGACCGAGGCTCGCGACACGCGTTGCACGACGGCTCGCATCCCACGCAGGCTCCTTCGCAAGCACGGATCATCGAAACGCCGGACATCTTAGCCGTCCCGAAGCCCGCGCGGTAGGGAGTGCCCGGAACCCCCGCGACGTCGGGCTCGGACGCGGTCGGGACGAGTGGGTATGCCGTTTGCGTGGGCCGATCTCTGCGGGCCGTGCGGCGATCTGAGGGTCGTAAGAGAGGAGGGAATGGACGTGGTGGAATCGAGAATCGCCGATGAGAGCCCTGTGGTCGGCGTCAGCCCGTGGCTGCTGCTCCTGCGCGACGAGCTGCGCAAGCTCGACGGCGATCCGCTCCTTCGCGCGAAGGCGGGCGGCTGCACCTTCGAGGTGCGCCACGCCGGGGCCTCGCTCTGGATCCTGGCGTCCTGGCCGTCCGGCGCCCGGGTGGCTTTCTGCGCGGCCTACGCGCCCGGAGGGTCGAGCCTGGTCGTGGAGCGGAGCGACGACTCGACGCTCGACGCCCGGCTCGACACCGCCGTCGGCGTGCTGAGGGTCCGGGTCGAGCTGCCGGCCGGTTCACGGCGGGTGTTGCACTGGAAGACGTCCCTGCTCCCGGCCACGGATCTGGTGCTCCCTTACTGGCCCCGCGACGTCTTCCCGATCGACGAGGCGGGCGACCCGCTGAACACGCGGGGGATCGTCCATGCGGCGCAGAAGGGACCGAAGGGGGGATTGCTGTACGCGTCGACGACCCGCCCGGAGGCAAGCTCCTTCCTCTACGTCCAGGACTTCACCTCCCTGAACGACTACTGCGAGCAGACCGGCGCGTCGCCGGCGGACCGGGTCGGCGGCTCGTGGCCGGAGCTGGGCTTCGCGCCGCCGACGGCCGCCAAGCCGCTTGGGGCGGGGCGAGAGGTCGTCCTGTCCGACGCGTACGTCCTGCCGGCCCCCGAGCCCCCGGACGACGACCTCGCCGCCGCTCGCCAGTTCCTCGACCTCTACGCCGAGATCTACCTCGCCCTCCCCCGGCCGGAGCCGATCCATCGCGACTGGTCGCGGCGGCTCGACGAGACGCTCGCCTCGCTGACGCATTCGCCGGAATGCGCCGTGGAGAAGCAGGGGCACCGCTACCTGCTCGCCTACGTCGGCGCCGACGACCGACCGCCGGAGAGCATGGTGCAACTGGCGGTCCTGGTCCCGCTGGTCGAGTACGCCCGGTCGCGGGACCGGGAGATCCCGCTGATCGACGCGCTGAGGGCGAACCTGCCGACCTTCTTCGACCCCGAGATCGGCACGGTCGTCCGCTGGCTGCCCGGCGAGGAGCGGCTCCTGGAGGGCAAGGAGGAGCACATGGGGCCGCGCATCATGGACTCCTGGTATCTCTATCATACCTATCTGAACCTCGGCCGCCTGGGGCACGGCGGCGACGAGACGGCGAAGCGGTTGTTCCTCGATTCGATCGAGTACGGCGTGCGCGTCGCGCAGCGGTTCGAATACCGCTGGCCCGTCTTCTACGACACGCACACTCTGGAGATCATCAAGGCCGAGGCGACGCCCGGCGAAGGGGGCGAGAACGACGTCGGCGCCCAGTACGCGCACGTCATGCTCCTGGCGTGGGACCTGACCGGCGAGCGCCGTTTCCTCGACGAGGCGGTCCGGTCGGCCCAGGCCCTGCGCGGCCTCGGCTTCCGCCTCGGCTACCAGTTCAACAACACCAGCTTCGGCGCCGGAGGGCTGCTGCGGCTCTGGCGCGAGACGGGCGACGAGTCGTTCCGCGACCTCAGCCTGGTCTGCCTGGCGAACCTCGTCAAGAATTTCTGGCTTTGGGAGTGCGACTACGGCCACGCCCGGCATTACAGCACCTTCCTCGGCCTGCCACCTCTCCAGGACGCGCGCTACCTGGCGATGTACGAGGAGCTGGAGGTGCTGGCCGCGTTCCACGACTACCTTCGCGAGGCCGGCGACGACGTGCATCCCGCGGCGCGGGTGCTGCTCCCGGAATACTGCAAGTACCTGATCGACCGGGCGTGGTATCACTATCCGAGCGAGCTGCCGGCGGACGTCCTGGCGGAGAAGCCCCGGTCGGGCCACCTCAACCGCCAGCTCTCGATCCCTCTGGAAGATCTCTACGACGGATGGACCAGCGCCGGCACGGTCGGCCAGGAGGTGTACGGGGCGGCGGCCCCCTTCGTCTTCGTGACCCGGCACGGCTACGAGCTGCAAGGGTCGGCCCTCGGCTTGCACTGCAATTACCCGATCCAGGGGCCCGAGATCGAGGCCACGCCGCGCGGGGGTACGGCCCGCTTCCGGGCGCTCGGCGACCGCCGCTGCACCTGGCAGGCCTGGGTGGTGGCGGACCACACCACGCCGATGCCCGAGGCCCGGATCACGGTGGAAGGCCGAGGCGCGGTCGAGGCACGTCGCACCGAGTTCGGCTGCCTCGTCTTCGACCTTCCCGGCGACGCCGAAGCGACCCTGGAGTGGGAGCGCAGCGAGGAGGTCGGCGAGACGTCGGCGAATCGTCGCCGAGGCCGGGCCCGAAGCGCCGGGAAGAAGGCGGGGGCAGGCGGGCCACGGCGAGCCCTCGCGAGCATCCCCAACCGTGAGCCCGCTTGCATCTCGACACACGCCAGGACGAGGAGGACGACGATGAAGAAGAACACGCAGCTTGACGACGTCCCCGAGGTGGTCGCCGGCAAGGCGGTGGTCGTCACCGGCGGGACCACCGGCATCGGCCGCGCCATCGCGCTGTTGCTCGCGGCGCGGGGGGCCAGGGTCCTGGTCTTCGGGCGTCACGAGCCGGAGCTCGCCGACGCGATGGCCGACCTTCGCAAGGCGGGCGGGGAGGTCCACGGCCTGACCGCCGACGTCACGAAGCGGGAGGACGTGGCGAGGGTCTTCGCCGAGGCCGACCGCGTCCTGGGGGGCCTGGACGTGTTGGTGAACAACGCGGCCCTCGGCGCCGGGAGCATCGTCGACCAGGCCCGCGAAGATTGGGAGTACGTAATCCGCACCAACCTGATCGGCTACCTCGCCTGCGCGCAGGAGGCGGTGACCCGGATGAAGGAGGCCGGATCGGGCCACATCGTCAACATCGGCTCCATGAGCGCGGACGTCCGGGAGACGGGCAGCTCGGTCTACGTCGCCACCAAGGCGGGCATCCAGGGCTTCAGCGAGGCGCTCCGCAAGGAGGTCAACGCGCACGGCGTCAAGGTGACGCTGATCCAGCCCGGGGCCGTCGGCAGCGACATGCAGCCGGCCAAGGAGACGCACGCGGCCAAGGCGGACCGAGGAGAGATGCTCAAGGCGGAAGACATCGCCGCATGCGTCTACTACTGCCTCACCCAGCCGAAGCGCTGCGACGTGGTGGAGGTCAGCATCCGCCCGCACCACCAGGAGATCTGACGTCGAGAGCCGGCGCGATCGCCGCCGCCGAGCGGTCGACCATTCCGTCGGGCCCGGCCGTGCCCCCGCACCATGCGAGGGGGGCGGCCGGGCCGGTCTCCATTCCGAGAAGGCCCGGCCGCCCGGGCTGCGAGTTCGAGCGGCCCCCGGGCCGGGCGGTCGATCCGGGTGGCCGGGCGGGCGTGGAGGTGATAACCTTTGGGGGCGACGGCCGGGGCCGGGAGGCGGCCGTCCGGTGGCGTGGCGGCGGGGCGGGGGACGAGGAGGCGGGACTTGGAAGACGCGTCGAGACCGCAACGGCTTCGGGTGGGAGTCGTCGGCCCGGGCCGCCTCTGGGAGAGCCGCCACAAACCGTCGCTCATACGCCTTCGCGACCGCTTCCGCGTCACGGCCGTCTACGACCAGGTCGCCCGCCGCGCCGAGATCGAGGCGGCCCAGCTCGGCTGCGTCGCCTGCGAGGGACTGTCGAGCCTGATCGAGCGGTCCGACGTCGACGTCGTCTATCTCCTCTCCCCCCAGTGGTTCGGCCTGCATGCGGCGCACCTGGCCTGCGAGGCCGGCAAGCCGGTCTATTGCGCCCTTCCGCTCTCCGGCGACCTGCCGGAGCTGGAGCGGCTGGCGGCGCGGGTGGAGAGGACCGGGGTCGTCTTCATGCCCGAATTCGCCCGCCGCTGCTACCCGGCCACGCAGCGGCTCCGGGAGCTGCTCGCGACGAAGCTGGGGAAGCCCAGGCTCGTGGTCGGCCACTCCCGCCTCTCCGACTTCGACCGATACGCCCTGCCCGGCCCGACCTCCCAGCTCGTCCCCGCCCCCCTGGCCGTCGACCCCGGGAGCTACCTGCTCGACTGGTGCGCGTTCGTCCTCGGCTCCCCGCCGACCTCGATCGCGTCGGCCCGCTCGGTCGTGCTGCCGTCTCGCGGCGACGCGCCGGATTTCGAGAGCTTCACGGCCGTCTTCCCCGGCGGGGCGACGGCCCAGCTCTCCTATGGGCGCTACCATCGCGAGGAATGGGGCGAGGCCGTCCGATTCCTCCCTCCGGCGGGCGTCCAGGTCTTCGCCGAACGCGGGGTCGCATGGCTGGAGCCGCCCGACCGGATCCAGTGGTGGGACGCCGATGGCGCCCACGAGGAACGCCTCGCCCCGGAGCCCACCGTGGGCGACGTGCTCAACAAGCAGTTCCACCGTCTCGTCCACCAGGGAGACCCGTCCGCGCCCACGATCCGGGACGCGCTGGAGATCGCCCGGCTCGTCCGCGACATGGAACGAGGCCAGTCTGGGGGGGGCGTCGTCCCTCGCCCGGATTCGCCGCCGAGCTGATCCCCGAACCGGGCCCTGGAGGAGGATCGGAAGGTGTACATCTCGTTCCGGACGGCCGTGGCTCGCGTCCTCCGCAGGCTCCGGTTCCGAATCGGGCTCACGGTTCGCAACCTGATCCTGGCCGTTGCGGTGGTCGCCGTCCTGTTCGGCGTGGGCGTCGGGCTGGCCAGGCGGCGGAACCGGCTCCTGGAGATCGCCCTCGAACACTCCGGTCACGCCGGTATGGATGGGGCGTTGATCCTCACCGAACAAGGGCCCGCCTACATCGGGATGACGACCGAGAAGGGCAAGTGGCACGAAGCCATGCGCCGGAAGTACGATTACTACGGTCGCCACCCCTGGCTCTCGATGCCCGAAGATCCCCCCGAGCCGGAATGACGCGGTCGGACGCGCGAAGCCGACATGCCTGAGCAGGATCCAGACGTGCCCATAGCCTCCTCAAGAAATGACCATGATCGACGGCCGATGTTCTGGACCGCCGCAGCGGCCGTCGTCGGCCTGCTTCTCGTCTGGCACGCCGCGATCGCATCCTCGGCGACGTACGACGAGACCACCTACCTGAACGCCGGCTCGCGGTGGTGGTGCGAAGGGGACCAGGTCGGGATCACCCGCATGGGCTCGCCGATCCTGTTCTGGAAGCTCCAGCAGGCGCCCGTCTTCTGGGCGCTCGACCTGCTGGGCCGGGGCGAGCTGATCGTCGACCAGCCCCGCCGCCAGGCCGAGCTGCTCCCGCTGGCGAGGATCGGCGCGTCGTGGATCTGGCTGCTGGGGCTCGGCCTCGTCGCCTGGTGGGCTCGGAGGCTGAACGGGCCCTGGGCGATGGCCTTCGCCGCCTGGCTCTACGCGCTGAGCCCGAATCTGATCGCGCACGGGGCGCTGGTGACGATGGAAATGCCCGTGACCGTGGCGACCGCCGGATCGTTCCTGGCCTTCCAGCGCTTCCTGACGACGCGCCGTCGCCGCTGGTTCTGGACGTCGGCGGCGATGGCCGGGGTCGCGTTCTCGTGCAAGTTCACGGTGGTGCTCTACCCGCCGATCCTCGGCGTGATCTGGTGGCTGGACGGACTCTCGCGGGACGAGGCTTTCGCGGCCCGACTGCGGCGCACCGGAGGGATGGCGGCCGGGATGGCGGCGTATGTGGCCGCCCTGCTGGCGAGCGACTTCGCCCTGACGGGCTTCGCGACGCTCCCGCTGAGCCCGACGTCGGGCGACCACCCCAGCGCCTCGGCCTGGTTCGGCCCGCTGGGCTCGCTCGTCTCTCGGCTCTACGAGACGCCGATCCCCCAGGATCTGGTGGGGTTCGCCGCGCAGGTGCGGCATCAGGCGTCGGGGGGGCCGGGCTACTTGCTGGGCGAGCGCCGATTGGGGGGTTGGCGGTACTACTACCTCGTGGCGATGGTCGTGAAAGTCCCGCTGACGTTCTGGCTGCTCGCGGCCTGCCGGGTGCGGATCGACGGCCTGCGAGGCTGCCTGACAAAGGCCCCGGATCGGATGCTGCTCCAGGCGGCCTTGCTGTTCATGGCCGCCGCGTCGGTCGGATCGTCGCGGAACTACGGGGTCCGCTACCTGCTGCCGATGGCCCCGCTCGCCGTCGTCTGGCTGTCGCGGCTGGCCCGAGGCGACGGCGCCGACGCTCACGACGAGGGAGACGATCGACCGCGCCTCGGCAGGTTCCGCCGGGTCGTCCTGGCCGTCGCGCTGCTGGGCCAGGCGGCGGCCGTGGCGAGCGTCCATCCCGACGAATTGACGTACTTCAACGCGATCGCGGGCGGTCGCACGGGAGGCCGGCGGATCCTGGCCGACTCGAACCTCGACTGGGGCCAGGGGCTCCGTTCGCTCGTGCGTCTCCAGCGCGAGCGGCCCGAGCTCCGCGACCTGACGCTCTTCTATTTCGGCGACGTCGACCCGTCGTATTACGGCGTCGAGGGCGTGCACCACGTCATCAACGCCGACGAGGGCCAGTCGCCGCCGACCCGCGTCGAAGATGCGACGACGCCGTTCGTCGCCGTTTCGGCGTCGCTCCAGTTCGGCGCCTGGGGCCCCGACGGGTTCTTCCGATCGCTCGACGGCGTCGCCCCCGTCGCCCTGACGGACGACTCGACGATCGCGATCTATCGGGCGGCCGACGCGAGGCGCGGGCCGGCGTCTCAGTAGATGTCGCCCCCGCGCGAGAGGCGGCCTTCGAGGCCGTCGGCCGCGGCGGCGATGCGGCGGAGGAGGTCGCCGGCGTCGAGCGAGGCGAGCGAGTCGACGGGAAGGTTCTCGACGAAGACGAAATACTCCTCGCCGCGGAGGACCCGGATGGCGAAGCAGCCGTCGGTCGTCCGGGCGTTGAGCTTCAGCAGGTTGCGGCAGTCGCGCTCCACGACCGGCCCGCAGACCGAGACGAAGGCGACGAGCGAGCGGCCCTCGGCGTCGATCCCGCCGGGGCCGATGTAGACGGCCTGACGTCGGTCGAGGCCGCCGAGGAGGACGGTGGTCCTCCATCCCCGTCCCGAAGGGGAGAGCGGGGCGCCGGAGCGGGTCAGGAACTGCTGGATCGCGCGGCCGACGTCGGGGTCGGTCGGCTCGGGGGTTTCATAGGGTCCCAGGGCGTCGGAGCCCGCGTCGGCGTCGGGCTGCGCGCCGCCGATCGGCAGCCCGCAGCCCGCGCAGAAGCGGTCCGTCCCGTAATTCGCCGACGTGCAACGCGCGCAGACGATCGTCGCGGACGACATCGCTCAGGCCCCTTCCGGGTTCATTTCGCGCCCGCTTCGAGGGTGGAGACCAGCTCGTCGAAGTCGGGGGTGATCGCCTTCATGGTCTTGTCGGGGCCGACCATCTTGAGGAAGTAGCCGTACTTGTCGGTGATCACGATCGCGCCCAGGAGCCGGGCCTCGGGGCGGTCGGGCTCGGCGGGCATGCCCGGGAAGGCCGTCGGGTGGTAGTGGCCGGCGATCTCGACGCGCGAGGCCTCCACGCCCTTGGCCTTCACCTTCTTGGTCTCGACCTTGGGGGGCTTGCCGTCGGCGCCCTTGAACTGCTTCTGCCAGCGCTCGACGTTGGCGTCGACCGAGCCGGCGCCGCCGGGGAAGACGTAGACGACCAGCTCGGCCGGGAAGTCGTCTCCTTCGACGGGCTCCACCCGGAGCTGCGCGGCGCGCATCTGCGAAGTGGTCGGGACCGTCTTCCAGCTCGCCGGGGCCTGGAAATTCAGGCCGCGGGCCTCGATCTTCTGCTTGGGATCGTCGGCACCCAGGAGGAGCGCGACCGCGGCCAGGCCGGCCGTGAGGGTCGACCACCGCCGGGCCGCCGTGGAACGTACGAAATTCATGTCTCGGCCTCGCTGTTCACGCCTGTCGGGGGACGCCGCCGCTTGCGACGCCCCGGGATTGCGAATACGCTGACCTGGCTTTCGGATCTCGACTCGAATCGACTCGACCCCCGGCTCGCCAAGGAGCGCCGTCATGACTCGGACCGCGATCGCCCGGACCTGCACGTTCTTGATCCTCGCCGGGAGCTGGTGCGCCCCCGCGACCGCCCAGAAGAAGGCCCCGGACGGCGCCAAGGTGTTGTTGCTCTCCGGCGGCCAGCGGCAGCACCACGGGTATCGCGATCAGGCATTCTACCTCAGCGCCGCGCTGGAAGACACCGGCAGGTACGAGGTCACGCAGACCGAGGAGGCCGCCGTCCTGGAGACCCCCGCTCTGGCCAAGTACGACCTGGTCATCGGCCTGTCGGATCGCCGCGACCCCGAATTCAAGATGACCAAGGGGCAGCAGGAGGCGCTCTTCGCCTACGTCCGGGGGGGCGGCGGCTACGTCTCGATCCACGGCGCCGACAACGCGCCGGCCGACTGGGAGCCCGAATGGAAGCCGATGCTCGGCGCCGTCTTCTCCCACTTCGGCCTCCCCGACGGCAAGGTCCGCAAGGGGGAGTACACCGTCCGCCTCGTCGACCCGTCGAGCCCCGTCGCGCAGGGCCTCCACGACTTCAAGCTGAACGACGAGCTGTACTACCACCTCCAGGCCGAGCCCGACCTCAAGCCGCTGGCCGTCGTCGAGTACGAGGGGGTCGACTGGCCCGTCGCCTGGACCCGGACGTACGGCGAAGGCCGCGTCTTCCACACCGTCTTCGGCCACCGCGACTTCGGCCCGGACAAGGACGACCCGCTGCGGAACCCGGACTTCGGGAAGCTGGTCCTCCAGGGGATCGACTGGGTCGCCGCCAATAAGCGACCCGCTCCCGGCGAATAAAGGCTGAATCGGCGCAGGCGCCGCGACGGGATCGAGCGAAGCGGACACTCGCCGCGCCACCCCGCCCCGAATGAAGGCGTGGCGTCGCCATCGGAGGAGGGGCGTATGGGCGTCTGGGAAGGGCTGAGGCGTGCCAGGAATTCGATCTGGGGCGATTTGAAGCGTGCCAGGAGGTCGTTCGTCGAAGGGTGGAATCCTTCGTCCTACTCGGCCGGCGGTCGAACGCTCGCCTGCCCCCACTGCGGCGGGGCTCGATTCTCGGAGGGATGGGCTCGGTTGAACAGGCCCCGCGTCGCGACGACCTTGATTTGCGAGCGCTGCGGGCTGGTCCAGTGGTTCGACCACGGACCGCAGCGTCTCCCGACCAAGCCCCGCGATGAGGAAGACTGGCTGGAAGTCTGACGAGACCTCCGGACGGACCTGATACGATGGGTTGGAACGAGGCCCCCGGCGTCGTGAGAGCCGGGCCGGGCCCCAGACAGGCGCCAAACCGGAGGCATGTATGGAATCCAGGGATTCGACGATCTCGAGACGGCATTTCGTCGGGGCCGGGGCCGTCCTCGGCGGCGCGGCCCTGACCGCCACGTCCACCACCGCCGCGCGGGGCGACGACGCGGCGACCGGCCCCATCCCCCAGGTCGTCCTGGGGCGGACCGGGGCGAAGGTGTCCAGGATGGGCATCGGCTGCGCCTACTTCAACCGCGAAAAGGTCACGCCCGACGACGTCGGCGCCACGATCCGCCGCGCCCTGGAGCTGGGCGTCAACTACCTCGACACCGCGCCCGCCTACGGGACCGCCGAGGAGAAGATGGGGCCGACCCTCCGCGACAAGGAGGTCCGCGACAAGGTCTTCCTCGTCACCAAGACGCCCGACGCCACCTACGAGGGGACCTGGAAGTCGCTCCGCCACAGCCTCAAGATGCTCCAGACCGACCACGTGGACCTAGTCCACCTGCACAACTTCGGCGACTCGAACATCTGGGGCGACGACAAGCTGGTCTTCGGCGACAAGGGGGCGAT includes:
- a CDS encoding FGGY-family carbohydrate kinase, giving the protein MVSPPLRRPRAGRSRRPRRQRLHRARREGRRRPPGAEGLVVREDWQGNRSPYKNPQARGAIVGLSLAHGPGHVFRALYEATAMGTRHILDDASRHGLKVERVFIGGGGAKSPLWLQIHADVLQKPIHLTREGESCALGSAMTAAVAAGVYKDFDEAAGAMVAIERVVEPDPANAPAYDELFVRYVDLYRRLNDPA
- the dtd gene encoding D-aminoacyl-tRNA deacylase, whose translation is MRAVVQRVSRASVEVEGEIVGEIGRGWLVLLGVAREDAPEDSARLAEKILNLRAFEDEAGKMNRSVVDVRGGLLVVSQFTLMADCRAGRRPGFSDAADPQTAETLYLDFARRVGESGLDVATGVFRADMKVALVNDGPVTFLLDSRRQF
- a CDS encoding SDR family oxidoreductase, whose protein sequence is MVESRIADESPVVGVSPWLLLLRDELRKLDGDPLLRAKAGGCTFEVRHAGASLWILASWPSGARVAFCAAYAPGGSSLVVERSDDSTLDARLDTAVGVLRVRVELPAGSRRVLHWKTSLLPATDLVLPYWPRDVFPIDEAGDPLNTRGIVHAAQKGPKGGLLYASTTRPEASSFLYVQDFTSLNDYCEQTGASPADRVGGSWPELGFAPPTAAKPLGAGREVVLSDAYVLPAPEPPDDDLAAARQFLDLYAEIYLALPRPEPIHRDWSRRLDETLASLTHSPECAVEKQGHRYLLAYVGADDRPPESMVQLAVLVPLVEYARSRDREIPLIDALRANLPTFFDPEIGTVVRWLPGEERLLEGKEEHMGPRIMDSWYLYHTYLNLGRLGHGGDETAKRLFLDSIEYGVRVAQRFEYRWPVFYDTHTLEIIKAEATPGEGGENDVGAQYAHVMLLAWDLTGERRFLDEAVRSAQALRGLGFRLGYQFNNTSFGAGGLLRLWRETGDESFRDLSLVCLANLVKNFWLWECDYGHARHYSTFLGLPPLQDARYLAMYEELEVLAAFHDYLREAGDDVHPAARVLLPEYCKYLIDRAWYHYPSELPADVLAEKPRSGHLNRQLSIPLEDLYDGWTSAGTVGQEVYGAAAPFVFVTRHGYELQGSALGLHCNYPIQGPEIEATPRGGTARFRALGDRRCTWQAWVVADHTTPMPEARITVEGRGAVEARRTEFGCLVFDLPGDAEATLEWERSEEVGETSANRRRGRARSAGKKAGAGGPRRALASIPNREPACISTHARTRRTTMKKNTQLDDVPEVVAGKAVVVTGGTTGIGRAIALLLAARGARVLVFGRHEPELADAMADLRKAGGEVHGLTADVTKREDVARVFAEADRVLGGLDVLVNNAALGAGSIVDQAREDWEYVIRTNLIGYLACAQEAVTRMKEAGSGHIVNIGSMSADVRETGSSVYVATKAGIQGFSEALRKEVNAHGVKVTLIQPGAVGSDMQPAKETHAAKADRGEMLKAEDIAACVYYCLTQPKRCDVVEVSIRPHHQEI
- a CDS encoding Gfo/Idh/MocA family protein: MEDASRPQRLRVGVVGPGRLWESRHKPSLIRLRDRFRVTAVYDQVARRAEIEAAQLGCVACEGLSSLIERSDVDVVYLLSPQWFGLHAAHLACEAGKPVYCALPLSGDLPELERLAARVERTGVVFMPEFARRCYPATQRLRELLATKLGKPRLVVGHSRLSDFDRYALPGPTSQLVPAPLAVDPGSYLLDWCAFVLGSPPTSIASARSVVLPSRGDAPDFESFTAVFPGGATAQLSYGRYHREEWGEAVRFLPPAGVQVFAERGVAWLEPPDRIQWWDADGAHEERLAPEPTVGDVLNKQFHRLVHQGDPSAPTIRDALEIARLVRDMERGQSGGGVVPRPDSPPS
- a CDS encoding glycosyltransferase family 39 protein encodes the protein MFWTAAAAVVGLLLVWHAAIASSATYDETTYLNAGSRWWCEGDQVGITRMGSPILFWKLQQAPVFWALDLLGRGELIVDQPRRQAELLPLARIGASWIWLLGLGLVAWWARRLNGPWAMAFAAWLYALSPNLIAHGALVTMEMPVTVATAGSFLAFQRFLTTRRRRWFWTSAAMAGVAFSCKFTVVLYPPILGVIWWLDGLSRDEAFAARLRRTGGMAAGMAAYVAALLASDFALTGFATLPLSPTSGDHPSASAWFGPLGSLVSRLYETPIPQDLVGFAAQVRHQASGGPGYLLGERRLGGWRYYYLVAMVVKVPLTFWLLAACRVRIDGLRGCLTKAPDRMLLQAALLFMAAASVGSSRNYGVRYLLPMAPLAVVWLSRLARGDGADAHDEGDDRPRLGRFRRVVLAVALLGQAAAVASVHPDELTYFNAIAGGRTGGRRILADSNLDWGQGLRSLVRLQRERPELRDLTLFYFGDVDPSYYGVEGVHHVINADEGQSPPTRVEDATTPFVAVSASLQFGAWGPDGFFRSLDGVAPVALTDDSTIAIYRAADARRGPASQ
- a CDS encoding ThuA domain-containing protein; translated protein: MTRTAIARTCTFLILAGSWCAPATAQKKAPDGAKVLLLSGGQRQHHGYRDQAFYLSAALEDTGRYEVTQTEEAAVLETPALAKYDLVIGLSDRRDPEFKMTKGQQEALFAYVRGGGGYVSIHGADNAPADWEPEWKPMLGAVFSHFGLPDGKVRKGEYTVRLVDPSSPVAQGLHDFKLNDELYYHLQAEPDLKPLAVVEYEGVDWPVAWTRTYGEGRVFHTVFGHRDFGPDKDDPLRNPDFGKLVLQGIDWVAANKRPAPGE
- a CDS encoding aldo/keto reductase; translation: MESRDSTISRRHFVGAGAVLGGAALTATSTTAARGDDAATGPIPQVVLGRTGAKVSRMGIGCAYFNREKVTPDDVGATIRRALELGVNYLDTAPAYGTAEEKMGPTLRDKEVRDKVFLVTKTPDATYEGTWKSLRHSLKMLQTDHVDLVHLHNFGDSNIWGDDKLVFGDKGAMGALREAKKEGLVRFIGASGHLHPSRFHAAMDSGEIDVLMNAVNFIVRHNYDFEHKVWSRARHMNLGLVAMKVLGGAKGSDAGFKMDDKHYDQAVRYALSIPGLAVAVIGVDGVAELEKAAAAVAAYKPFSPEEEQELARLGLQLAASPEWKTAYGDPLT